AGGGCTCCGCCAGTGCCAGTGAAATTCTCTCGGGTGCCCTTCAGGACAACAACCGAGCTGTGCTGGTCGGTCAGAAAACCTTCGGCAAGGGTTTGGTTCAGTCGGTCCGGGGACTCTCCGATGGTTCCGGACTCACCGTCACGATCGCCAAATACCTCACCCCAAAGGGTACGGACATTCACAAAAACGGGATTCGCCCCGATGTGCCAGTCGAACTGAGCGAAGAGGAAATTCAATCGCTCACCGTCGAACAGCTGGGAACAGGGAAGGACAGTCAGTACAGAGCTGCAGAAACCACGCTGATCAAGGCTCTCCGCTCGCCCGGTCAGGGCCAGGCCTATCAACCGGGCAGCGCCAATCTGCAGTCAGCCCTTCAGCGATAGGGATAAAGACCGAATCCTTCCTGTTCACTGCGACTGCCGCCGAAACGCGGCCGTTCGCTGACTGGAACAACGGCTGAATAAGGAGAGGTTGGCGTTGTTTCTTGAATCCGGGTCACCATCGCCGCACACCCACCAGCGGCGCTGATGGCCTGATCAACCCGAGCGATGGGAATGCGCCGTCCCCACTGGCTATCCCATCCCCAGGCATCACCCTGACGGCTGAGCATGGTGAGCGCCTGGTTCCGGCTGAGCTGACCTTCACGCAACAGGCAGGTCACTGTGGCCAAGGAGGCCAGTTGGAGTGAGGAGGTTTGACCAGCGGGGGGCATGGCAGGTCCGGAGCGGCGAGGCCCAAGCACCGGTGCCACAGGAACACCCACGCCGACTGGGAAGCCACCAACGGGCATGCCCATGGGCATGCCGCTTCCACCGTTAGCGAATTGACCGAGTGCGGCCATGGCAAGTTGCATGAGAAGTGAATTCATGGGATTTGAGGAAAAAGAAAGGGGTCTGTTGGCTCCAAGCCTCTAGACGCGAACCTGCGATCCGCAGTACCGGTCAAACAGCTGAAGAACCTGCTGAGGGGGAAGCTTCGCTGTGTACCGAGCCTCCAGCTCTGCCAGTTGCTGCTCCCTGGGATAGGCACGCATGGAACGGATCTCGGCGGGATGATTGCGCACGAGAGCGGCCGCCATCGATCGGTGATGCCGCTGGTCGGTGATTGGCCCACCAGCGCACTGCTGCATGCGATGGGTGGCTTCATGGGCCAGGGTGTCCCAGACCTGAGCAGGGGTCTGATGGGATCGGCACACCACGAGGGTGTCACTTCTGGGGTGATACAGGCCCTGCAAACCGCGACGAGAACAATCCTGCTGAACAACACGCACACCAGCGCGACTCAGTCTTCCCCGCAGGGCATCGATGGCATCCCAGGACGTCGCGCGAGCGGGCAGAACACTCATCAAGACAACGACAGAGACACCGCCCAACAGAAGGGCTTGACACCTTGATGGCATGAAGAGGGACCTCAACAAGGGACTCATCCACCATCGGACGGCGCATTAAAAAAACCATCACCCAACTGGGTGATGGTTTTGACGAGATATGACTGACTCAGAAAGACGTTACGGCTTAAGCAATGGGTTGCATCAAGCCGCCACCAGGGCTGGAGTCATCGTCGTCGTTTTGAGAATCATCTTGCCAAAGGGCATAGACACCAAGAGCAGCAGCTCCGACGAGGCTGGATAGCAGGCCGAAGGAGCCTACGGAACTGATCGGATCGACGAATTCGCCCATGGTTCCCAGAATCTGAAAATCACTGTAACGAAGAATTGCGCAATGTGTCGGAAGCTTCTCATTTTCCTGGCCGCATGAGCGCCCCCTAAGGCTCAGACGCTCAGAACAGCCTCGTTTTGAGCTTTCTGCTGCTGCTCTCGCTGCTCGGCGGTCAATCCGTCAGCATCAGGGATCTGAGCCACCATCTGCTCCAGCCAGCCCTTGAGCTCGTCGAGCTGCTTGTCCATCGGCAGAACCCCCAGCCCCCGCGCCAGCACCTTGGCCGAAGCACCTGTTCCGGCCTGGTACACCAAGCGGCCGTGTAGGTGTTGGGGCAAGCCCTGACGGAGCAACCTGAAGGCAGGCTCTTCCATCGGCGTCTCCAGAGCAATGTTCGGCTTCTCAGGACGGATGCGGGAAAAACCGCAGCGCTTGGCCAGAAGCTTCAGATTCATCAGTTGCAGCAATGACTGAACCGGTCCTGGCAGTGCTCCATAACGATCGGCCCAGAGAGCAGCCAGCTCCACGAGTTCATCACCGCTGAGGCATTCCGCCGCAGCGCGATACGCAGCCATCTTCTCGTCAGCATCCGTAATCCAATCCGCAGGAATGAAGGCCGTGACCTGCAGATCCACCTGGGTGTCATCCACTGAAGGAATGTCTTGCCCTTGAATCTCCGCCAGAGACTCCTGCAACATCTCCATGTAGAGATCGAAGCCGATCGCTTCCATTTGCCCGCTCTGTTCAACACCGAGCAGGTTGCCGACGCCGCGAATCTCCATATCGCGCATGGCCAGCTGATAACCACTTCCCAACTGGGCGAATTCCTGAATCGCCCTCAGACGCTGACGCGCTGCCTCACTCAAGGAGGCATTACCGGGATAAAACAACCAGGCATGGGCCTGAATGCCACTTCGGCCGACACGTCCACGCAACTGATACAGCTGGGCGAGTCCGAAACGATGCGCATCCTCGATGAGAATCGTGTTCACCCGTGGAATGTCGAGTCCGCTTTCCACGATCGTGGTGCAAAGCATCACATCGGCTTCACCACCGTTAAAAGCCACCATGGCACTTTCAAGCTCACCCTCGGCCATCTGGCCGTGCGCCACCAACAGCTTCAGCCCAGGAAGCATCTGACGCAACTGACCAGCGACGTCCTCAATCCCTTCCACCCGAGGCACCACGTAGAACACCTGCCCGCCCCGATCCAGTTCCTGACGGATCGCGCTGCGAATCGCCTCGTCATCGAGTGCAGCGAGATGGGTCTTGATCGGACGCCGCAACGGAGGCGGTGTGGTGATCAGGCTCATCTCCCTTACACCGGAAAGACTCATGTAAAGCGTTCGCGGAATCGGTGTTGCTGACAGCGTGAGAACGTCGACGTCCTTGCGTAGAGCTTTGATCTTTTCCTTCTGGTTCACCCCGAAGCGCTGCTCCTCATCCACCACAAGCAAGCCGAGCTTGTCGAACGCCGTGCTTTTGCTGAGCAACTGATGGGTGCCGACCACAGCATCGATGGTGCCTTTTTTCAATCCCTCGAGGATTGACTTGCGCTCACCAGCGGTGCGGAACCGGTTCAACAAGGCCACCTTGATCGGATAAGGGGCAAAACGTTCAGAGAGGGTGCGCCAGTGCTGCTGGGCCAGCACCGTCGTTGGGGCGAGCATGGCCACCTGACGCCCTGCAGTGATGGCCTTGAAGATCGCCCGGATCGCCACCTCGGTCTTGCCAAAGCCCACATCACCACACACCAGCCGGTCCATCGGTTGGGACTTCTCCATGTCCCTCTTCACCTCTGCCGTTGCTTTGAGCTGGTCGGGTGTGGGTTCGTAGGGGAACGATTCCTCAAGCTCGCTCTGCCAGGGACCATCAACAGGAAAGGCGAACCCCGGCGCTTGATGACGCTCGGCGTAGAGCTTCACCAGATCGAGCGCCACTTTGCGAAGGGCCTTGCTGGCCCGTTCCTTGGCTTTCACCCAGGCCGTACCGCCCATCTTGCTCAGCTGAGGCGGAGCATCGCTGTTGGCCCGGTATCGGCCCAGACTTCCCAGCTGGTCTGCGGCCACCCGCAGGATGCCATCGGCGTACTGCACAACGAGGTAGTCGCGCACCTCACCGCTGATGGCCAGTTTCTCAAGTTTTTGAAAACGACCGATGCCGTGGTTGCGATGCACCACGAAATCGCCGGGGCGCATCTTGTTGGGATCCACCGTTCGACTGGCCGCCTTCCGGCGCCGACGCACATATCCCGTGCTGGTGAGTGTCTGCTGCCCAAAGAATTCGCGATCAGTGATCAGAACCACGCGCCAGGCGGGCAGCTGCAGCCCCTCAAGATCCGCGGCACCACGGGTTTTTAGAGCCACCGGTGTGCTCTGCTCGACCAGGCGTTCAATGGCTGCGGCATCAGCTGCATTAGGAACGAAACGACTGACACAGTCGTGTTCTTCAAGCAGGGCGACGGCACGACTCGGCTGGGCTGATAGCAGCCAGACCGCTTGCTTCTCCTGCTGGTAACCCTTGATCAGCTCACCGAGCTTGCCGAACTGATTGGGATACGCCGGCACCGGCCGGCTGTTGAGATCAAACGCATTGGGGTGGTCGTCGCGCTCCTGGAGCTCCGCCAAATCGAAACCGTGGAAGGCAGCAGCCGAAGCCATGGCCTGATCGATCGGGCGGTGAAGCCTTGGCAATGGCAGGCCGAGATCGCCGTGGTGCTCTTCGGCGTGGTCAAACCATTGCTCGCCATGGGAACGTCCATGGCGGCGTTCATCAATGGCAACGCAGCATGCTGCAGGGAGATAATCGAGAAGAGACGCGGGCTCCTGCCAAGCCAGCCCGAGCAACCGACGCATCCCTTCAGGGGTGCCACCCTCGAGAAGCTCATTGAGAGCCTGCTCACTCAGAAGCTGATCCAGGCCATCGGGCATCGACTCACGCAGGGCTTCAGCGATGAGGGGGCTGAAACCGGTCGGGGTCAGCCGCAGGCTGTCGATCGGATCAAGGGATCGCTGGCTGGCGGGGTCGAACTCCCTGAGTTTGTCGAGTTCATCGCCGAAGAACTCAAGCCGCACCGGCAGCTCACTGCTCACCGGAAACACGTCAACGATGTCTCCGCGCCGACTCCAGGTGCCTTCCTGGTCGATCGTCGACACCCGCTCATAACCCAGTTGGCTGAGAGAGACGGCCAACGCCTCCAGGTCGAGGGTGTCGCCTTTGCGCAGGGTGCGGCAGCGGTCAGCGAGAACCTGCGGTGGCG
The sequence above is a segment of the Synechococcus sp. PROS-7-1 genome. Coding sequences within it:
- the mfd gene encoding transcription-repair coupling factor, with amino-acid sequence MPLSSLVRLLQTSALSGELCERIERSDRLLLRGAGRVARALVASAMARHQDRPLLVVVPTLEEAGRWTALLELMGWRSAQLYPTSEGSPYEPFDPTSEITWGQLQVLSELQVEGQSRDLAIVATERCLQPHLPPPQVLADRCRTLRKGDTLDLEALAVSLSQLGYERVSTIDQEGTWSRRGDIVDVFPVSSELPVRLEFFGDELDKLREFDPASQRSLDPIDSLRLTPTGFSPLIAEALRESMPDGLDQLLSEQALNELLEGGTPEGMRRLLGLAWQEPASLLDYLPAACCVAIDERRHGRSHGEQWFDHAEEHHGDLGLPLPRLHRPIDQAMASAAAFHGFDLAELQERDDHPNAFDLNSRPVPAYPNQFGKLGELIKGYQQEKQAVWLLSAQPSRAVALLEEHDCVSRFVPNAADAAAIERLVEQSTPVALKTRGAADLEGLQLPAWRVVLITDREFFGQQTLTSTGYVRRRRKAASRTVDPNKMRPGDFVVHRNHGIGRFQKLEKLAISGEVRDYLVVQYADGILRVAADQLGSLGRYRANSDAPPQLSKMGGTAWVKAKERASKALRKVALDLVKLYAERHQAPGFAFPVDGPWQSELEESFPYEPTPDQLKATAEVKRDMEKSQPMDRLVCGDVGFGKTEVAIRAIFKAITAGRQVAMLAPTTVLAQQHWRTLSERFAPYPIKVALLNRFRTAGERKSILEGLKKGTIDAVVGTHQLLSKSTAFDKLGLLVVDEEQRFGVNQKEKIKALRKDVDVLTLSATPIPRTLYMSLSGVREMSLITTPPPLRRPIKTHLAALDDEAIRSAIRQELDRGGQVFYVVPRVEGIEDVAGQLRQMLPGLKLLVAHGQMAEGELESAMVAFNGGEADVMLCTTIVESGLDIPRVNTILIEDAHRFGLAQLYQLRGRVGRSGIQAHAWLFYPGNASLSEAARQRLRAIQEFAQLGSGYQLAMRDMEIRGVGNLLGVEQSGQMEAIGFDLYMEMLQESLAEIQGQDIPSVDDTQVDLQVTAFIPADWITDADEKMAAYRAAAECLSGDELVELAALWADRYGALPGPVQSLLQLMNLKLLAKRCGFSRIRPEKPNIALETPMEEPAFRLLRQGLPQHLHGRLVYQAGTGASAKVLARGLGVLPMDKQLDELKGWLEQMVAQIPDADGLTAEQREQQQKAQNEAVLSV